GCTGGTTTTGAAACTGGAAAAAGCTAATTTCAACACTGGGAATAAGAATTCTGTTGGCTTGTGCCAACTCCATGAACTATCATCTCTATGTTCTTTTGCAATTCACAATACACAGCCCCTCGATCCTAGGGTGGTGGTTATATTTGGATAAATGGTAGGCCATACGCAAAAGTGAGTGCATCCCGGGCACTGTGGCTTATAACGACTAAACCAATTCAATGCCACCTCGTTATTGACCTGCCTAATAGACATCATCTAATATTTCATCGAAGAAATTCCACTTGTTGACAGTCTATGCCTACACCAGAGAGGGTGCGACTTTGGACAAGGCTTTTTTTCTAGGAACAGGCTGGCTTATAAATAATGATCACTCCCTATTTTGCTGGTTCTCAAAGTCGAGTAAGCCTTGAAGAAGAAGCTTCCAGCCAATCATCCAAACTTGTAATTGCGCAACCTTCTCAATCCTTCACATCAAACATAACGTTTTAAGTCAGGAAGTAATCATCTATGATGCATCATAATTTGACCCGCACTATCTGCTCTTCCTACGTCAATGGCTAAGATATGACGGAAAAGCCTCCTAGGCTTTTAAATAGTTCTAGGTAAGCTGTACTTATGTTTGGATTTGTTAGCTTCAGCAGTGAGAGAGAACCACAACTCCTGCTACCTAGTCTGAGGATCCGTGAGAGAGAACCTCAACTCCTGCTACCTAGTCTGAGGATCCGTGAGAGAGAACCACAACTCCTGCTACCTAGTCTGAGGATCCGTGAGAGAGAACCTCAACTCCTGCTACCTAGTCTGAGGATCCGTGAGAGAGAACCTCAACTCCTGCTACCTAGTCTGAGGATCCGTGAGAGAGAACCACAACTCCTGCTACCTAGTCTGAGGATCCGTGAGAGAGAACCTCAACTCCTGCTACCTAGTCTGAGGATCCGTGAGAGAGAACCACAACTCCTGCTACCTAGTCTGAGGATCCGTGAGAGAGAACCTCAACTCCTGCTACCTAGTCTGAGGATCCGTGAGAGAGAACCTCAACTCCTGCTACCTAGTCTGAGGATCCGTGAGAGAGAACCTCAACTCCTGCTACCTAGTCTGAGGATCCGTGAGAGAGAACCTCAGCTCCTGCTACCTAGTCTGAGGATCCGTGAGAGAGAACCTCAACTCCTGCTACCTAGTCTGAGGATCCGTGAGAGAGAACCTCAACTCCTACTACCTAGTCTGAGGATCCGTGAGAGAGAACCTCAACTCCTGCTACCTAGTCTGAGGATCCGTGAGAGAGAACCTCAACTCCTGCTACCTAGTCTGAGGATCCGTGAACAATGACAAATTGCAGTTTTTGAtgaccatgaaaagtaggtcaagatTGTTATCTTCTGAGCAATCTCACTTGGAGATAAGTTGAAATATTTTGCCCAGCTCGAGTTGTAGGACATGAGGTGATATTGGAGGCAGTTTCAACAAGTAATATGGATGACAAACTGATTTACAGACAAAGTTATATACAACCAAGCCTCCGAGATGGTATAAGCTGAGGGCAAGTGGAAACAGGTATATAAATGTTTACTGGCAGTGGTTTCATATACCAAGTATACAAGAGATCTCTGCATGCTTTAGAGTGAGGAAGACCATCATTAGAGATGTATTTAAGACAGAAAAGTATGCAACCACAGAACTACAGTAGTACCTTGCCAAAAATAACAAACATCATTATATGTGTGCAAAGATATCTTGACAGAGGTGTGCCAAGAAATGAAAAGTGCCTTGTCCAAGGTTCTACGGGAGGAGAAGCCTTTTCTGCAGAGATCTGGATCTGCAACCTCTTAGCGAGGAGTGCACATATCATACCATTGAACCTGTGGTTGAGAATTGCCAGGAGCCCTAATAAGCCGCATTAGAGATACCAGTGATTTGTAGTACTTGGTGCACCTGCTCCAGCAGGCTAATCCGTGGCTCAACAGCTGAGAACAAACATGCAAGGCTTGGACTTATCTCTATACTAGTAATGACTAATAGTTTATAAAGGCAGAGAGATTGAATTACACTCCTTTTTTCCACCGCTAAACATAAGGACCTTTGCAGTTCTCATGCACCCCTTGTGTGCCCCTTTCCTCCTCTTCTGTACCCCTGAGTGGTTCTCAAACTGATCCCCACGTGTGACAGAACTTTAACTTCCCCTTTCCAACCAAGACCTGGAGTTCAGGTTTGACCCAACGTGGAACCTCTGCAGAGACTAAATAAAACGGATCATATCCATTGTTCAACTAACTTAACACATCACACCTTGATTTTCTTGGTGGAGCGTTCAACTTGTATGTTGAGTGTCGGTTGTTGTTTTCTCACCTGGTTTCTATATATGGCAAAGCCAAGTTCGATTGTGAGCTGACGTACAACAAGTAAGCACCCAGTGTGCAAGCCACACAGGCAACTCTCGAGAAACAAGAGGAAAAACAAATGCTACCTTAACCCACTTTGGATTAAACCATAAATGTCTGAATAATGTGAACATTCCACAAATACATACATTGTACTGACACTATATAGTTCACAGCATATTATTTCTCATAATAAGTCGTCTGATATAACTCAGTAGTTTGTGTTGTATAGCCAGATGGCGACACCACCTGTGGACGAAGTCGAGACATTCTCAACGTATGTTTGTAACAAGATGGCTATATATAGGGGAGAAGGTAGAAGGAAATATTTCTCTTCAAGGTCTACCTGTGAATTAGAATGAGCTGCCACCTGGGTTTAGATCAAGGAACCAGGTCCAGAACAAGTTGTGGCCTTCACAAACCGAGTTCAAACAGGTTTTCATTAGAATACTACCAATCAATCAGTATGAATAATAAACTTGGCCGAGTTGAGTATGATCAGGTCATGTTTGCGACGGTTGCATCACTTGCATACTTGTGACTTAGATGGATGAAAAAATGTCTGAATCCAAGaagttttttcacttgttttttttctgcttcaaATGAAGGAACATCATCAGCCcctcaaatttttttttggctttgaaaatttttcaaaatttggaacttgtgaaaaaattcaactctatAAGCAAGAGATAGCTTTTGGAGGGATGTTCATATCGCTGGATGCTTGGTGATATGCAGCATGCTCCTGTGCACATTTCTTCAGTGCTTCCAAGAACAACCCTTCAAGTTCCCCCAATAAGTCATAAACACACTTACCCAAGTGTTAAGTAAGGCAGTGACCGAGTACTTATCAGGCATGCGGTCAAGACGAGCCTTCAAGGCTTTATAAAGCGCTTGTAAGAAAGGAGTTGAATCTGAAACAGAAAGGTTCAATTTAGGAAACTGAAGGAGCTCAGGTTAGAATTTACAATCCCTGACTGGAAATGACGtggtttgatcgcattcaactctAAATCCTTTGAACAGTGACTCTTCTTTTGTCAACTGATGAACTTTTTTTGGGTCATGATCTGGGATTGCTCATTATTACTGATGGGTGTAATATTGAGCCCGAGGTTCCACAACACACCCTATCTCACTTCAATGCAGCACCAACCAGCGTGTCTTGGCCGACGACTCCATGTTGTTTAGGCTGGTGAATGACATGTCACAAGATGGCAGGTTAACGAGGCACACTCACCATAGTTTTCATCTCCGGTCTCACACTTGGGACTACTCTGTGGATAATCTTCAGGGACGGTCACCATGATGGGAGGAACACTCGGCAGATTACGATCATCTGCAATGTGGAAGGAATAATCCAGAGAATTGTTCACTGATGAATCATGAGAAGTGTATAATCCACGTAATGCATGGCCAAGTGAACCAACAGATACTGCTTGTTATACAAGACTACATTCATCTGCTTCTTTAGAGCACATGGTCAGGTGGTCACAACTGATTACCTAATAACTCAACTAACTATAGAGTGCTttcacatgacgtcatcacctgccatactaaagggacagacaaaagacagCGAGCCCAAATGACCATGTCAGCATTTGATCAAGTTTAGTCAGGCACAACAAATAACTGTTCTCCCTTCAACATGGCTGCCTGTGAAAACACTCAATGGGTGATATAACATCCAAACAAAATAAGATAGAGAAATAAGTGAGTTCCATTTCCTAATCATGGTCTGCAGACCATAGCATTCACTCATATAGTTATGTTATGATCTAACTATTGTTTGCAACCAACCCCCTGTGTCCTCATTTTGTAACAAAGCTTTATCACAATCAATACACAACCAAGGCTAACTTCAGGTTGTGTTGACAGATGGAAGCACATGAAATATGTCTTGGTTGATCTTGCTTCTGTTCAAGGAAACACTGAAGCAGACTAAATTGGTTCTGGTTCCAAACCTCTTGAATCGTCTCTGTCCACAACTGGTTGTGAACAGAGATTACTCAATCAAACTGAACCACATCTAGTAGAACACAACATACATGTCTGCCTTATGGTTCAGATCTGGGATCATGTACAGTGTGACTGTGGTGCCTTGGACTTGTCAGGTGGTGGGGGACAGAAACTGACAGTAGTCTTTCCCAAAGAAGCTCGGAGTCTACCATCACAATCAAGCTCCAAACTCCTGGGCAACAAATGTACCTAACCAGATACTGTTGTCTTCAGAAACACTTACCTAACTTAAAGACTAAATGCACTGTTTTGGATCCCGAGTGATGGACAGGGTCGAGTGTGACCTTGAAACGTTGTTCCAGACGTGCTAGCTCTCCCTGAAGTACGTCTGCTATCTCATTGTCTTTCTCGGGTTCTGCCTTCTGTCGCTTGGCAGGAGGGCTGTGAGATCTGTGGGAGACAGTGATGATGGAAATCTTCAAGACTGATGGTTACTTCCACTGCCAGCTGAGCCAGGGAATTTCAATCACTCTTTACAGGTATAACCAATCGTCAAAACAGACTCAAACTAAGTATTTGTGGCCAGAAGAATTCCTGGAAGACTGTTACTGCAGTTAAGCTAAGCCCGCTAACTGGCACTGGTCTCAAATGATAAGAGAGACAGAAGTTTACCTACCTGAGAGGAGGCCCCCCTTGTATCGCGTAGAGAGCGGGCCCAAACGTCCTCTGGAGCGTGTGATTCAAGAGCGGAGACTTCATGTGAGCAGCAATCGTGTCAAGCAGGGGTTGGCACATGTGGCGCTCCTGAGAGACCTGGCTGGTTGTCGAAGGGGTGATGCCACTAGGGAGGGTAGCCTGTAATACAAGTAACTGGTTATTCCATGACAACAGACAACATCTCCCAAATTTGGTTATATTTGCGGGTAtaacttgaaaattcaaatcatcATCAGAAAGTTACCTTGGAGGCAAAAAATGGTGTTTTATATCAGCTTCAAAGTGTCAGAGGAGAAAGATCATTCTGACATTCTACAAAAAAACACCCACATGCCACATGACAACACAACAGCCACGAATCACCAGATCCAGAGATAATGACAATATCTAAAGATAAGAAATACCTTTACTTGTAAGTCTAATTTCTCCAAGATCTGCTCACACCGCACCAACGCTGCCATCGAGAGGCGCTTGTTCGGGTTCGACAGGACGTCCAGTAAGTTGGTCATCTTGATCTTTTCCTTCTTGTGTCGGTCGTCACCCTTGTCGAGGCTCTGAATGAACGCTTTTAGGGGTTCCTTGAACTTGGAGAGCTGTTGGAGTTTCTCGAGGTACGCCTGGTCCTCAGGGGTTCTGGACGCGGGGCTCGGAACCGCACCCTGAGTAGCGACATTACCTGCAATGATCAcaaatcaagaattgataaggATCAAGTTATGGGATTTGAAACCTCTTTAGAAGAAAATATGAGCTGTGCACATCCTGCAATTGAGGAAAAGTCATCAAGGATTTCAATAAGCCTTacgttttgaaaatatttgtggtcagTCAGTCGGTCTCTTTGAGTATGGCATATCGGAACTGGAATCCTTATTTACCTGGAGTGTGTAGTTGTACTTGGCCAGGAGATGGGGCCCCCATGGTCCTAGAGGCTGGCGATGGCACGACCTGGCTCTGTGGGGAGGGACTGGCTAACATGGTAGCAGGAGACTGCACATGGTATGAGCTGAAACAAACACTCAACAGATGTAAACATGATGCAAATGACAGCAAGTAGATTTTGGTTTCTCAACAACATGCCAGATGGAAGCACCGCCTCATGTAACTGAAACGAGTGCCTAGTTATCCTTtcagaaacatttttttcaggaCGGAGCCTTAGTGTGACGTTGCACATTGAATCGAAATACTGAAGGGTTTCAGTGACGTGATCTCTTAACACACAGCCCGGCAGGCAGTCTCACATGCCCGAAACACCCATGTAACCCGCAGAACTTTGGCATCAATCTCAAATGTCTGTTTCCTTACGTTGGTGGTGCAGGCGAAGGCTGCTGCTGGATGCTGACTGGCATTGGCTGTTGGTTTGGGTGCTGAAAGGCAAAGGAAACAGACAGTGAGGTCAAACTGGGCAGGAACTTGAAGACTGCTCAAATCACTGAAAAGTGCATGTGAACTTGAAGACTGGTCAATTCACTTTAATGGGTTCTAATTAGAAACATTCTACACCAGGGAAAATGATGTGCTCAACCGCTAACTCACATGTTAAAGCTGGTCAGGCCGGCCTTTTGCCATGTTCAATTCAAGTTATCACCATTGGACCCCTGCGTGCCCGCACCCAAGAAGAGCTTGGTGTTGATGGTGACAGACCATCACCCACTCAATATTCACACCATATCCACGTTTTCTGAGCCGATGGACTAGACCCTCCCAACCCAATGAGTGGCAGACCCAGGCCAAAGGCCTAGGCCATGTCACACAATGAAGGATTGAACCAGTTTCTCTTACTTACATATTTCCATGGTATAGTCGGGCCACACAGAATAGAATACCTCCGCATGATCAGATTTTGACATCAACACCCCAGTCCAGCACATTAATTAAACTAAACATAACATGATCTGATGTAGCCCTGTACTCTGGCTTTTAGAGTTTGATCATTTCAATGATAGTCACCATTTGATCACAAGGTGAACGCCATACGATAAGACTACAATGTATTTGAGCTTAGCACTGATCAGGTGAACCTGATGATAGAGAAAAGTGATAAGAATATTTCGAGATCATGCTTTGACCCCCCTCCCCAAATAAAAACGACCTCAAATCAACTCTTGTAGACTGTGTGAAATTTCACCAGTTATATGATGAATCCATTCCAGCTGATAATGATTAAGAATCAAGCTTGAAAACTATGCAAGTTCTCCCTCCCGCTGGTAGTGGAAGGGTTAACCTCCATCATTGGCCCCAAACACACCAACTATGATATTGAACACCAGTCTCAGTGGTAGATTTCATTTAATTGAAAtctggtttccatggcaaccatcAGTTCAAATTCTAGACATCAATTTAGTGagtctgcatacatgtacttagcaTTTTTTGCAAGACTCGTCAATCATTCGGAATTCATTATGGATCTCCGAGTATCAAAGCATATCAAAGCAAGTTTAAACCATTCCAATAGTGTAAGGGCTACTTGATATCAAAGACAAGAATGGCAATGAATATAATATCCCTGGCTACACGATGTCCTCCACCAAATACTCCAAACTGATTTGTCAAAATCGAACTTGGAAGTGAAAGTCATCCTTAGTAAGCATCAGGCCATTTTGGCCGAAACCACCAAAGTCCCCCTCCTCGTATCATTGACACAAGAGCACAGTACAAGCCATATCTAACTGGATGACCAGGAGCTGTTAACCAGAAACCAACGCCATGAAAGACATGACAGTCATGATTCAAGCACCGAGGCTGCAATTTGAGACACAAAACCAAGGATAGAAAGCTTTTCTAGGGTTATCAACACTAACGTTTGTTTTCTAAGGATATCTATACTTAGCTGTGCTTCATGCTATGATGTAACTCTCTGTGGCACAGCTGAACAAAACCTCCACCAAAcgaacaccaaaaacaactgttcCTTCACCTATACCTCGGGAAAACATGCTGCCTCCTCGCAATCCTTACCAGGGCCTGAGCATTCACTCAGACATGCTGCCCTTGCTATCATCCCTTACTGGGATCCAACAGATTGCGGATATTGTATGGAAAGAAAGGACTAAACTAAGCTTTGACCAAAGGATAAACTTGCCTATTAATCAATACCGATGATCATATTGGAGACATGGCATGGAGAGAAGGTATAATAACAATAACTTTCACCAGGATGAAACAACAAAGCCATTGTTCAGCCATGACATAATGCCTTTTCTACCAAACTACAAGAGTGAATGGTGGTAATCAGAATGCTGATATCAACTGTTGTA
This is a stretch of genomic DNA from Lineus longissimus chromosome 2, tnLinLong1.2, whole genome shotgun sequence. It encodes these proteins:
- the LOC135483421 gene encoding mediator of RNA polymerase II transcription subunit 15-like isoform X8, producing MMGKMDEKQMQQAMPDDMWRTPGFRRKVMSQIEEAVRQAGNPTTKTSMEMENHVFLKAKSREDYLGLVARLIIHVREINSKKEKAGQVQAPVMGQQQMQDPINALQNLAKQNLSPGIPPQQQAPGMPGQMPSQQLRAQLHPMQQQMMHQQRQGMPQVLPQMQGQRPDTYLLQQQQQGMNQMAMGMHQMPPGMQYSRNSGQLQRQTSYPGPQGYNQPPHHAMHDMHHLGPCATPPSLTPTTPTKEYPPPPYLVREHPNQQPMPVSIQQQPSPAPPTSYHVQSPATMLASPSPQSQVVPSPASRTMGAPSPGQVQLHTPGNVATQGAVPSPASRTPEDQAYLEKLQQLSKFKEPLKAFIQSLDKGDDRHKKEKIKMTNLLDVLSNPNKRLSMAALVRCEQILEKLDLQVKATLPSGITPSTTSQVSQERHMCQPLLDTIAAHMKSPLLNHTLQRTFGPALYAIQGGPPLRSHSPPAKRQKAEPEKDNEIADVLQGELARLEQRFKVTLDPVHHSGSKTVHLVFKLDDRNLPSVPPIMVTVPEDYPQSSPKCETGDENYDSTPFLQALYKALKARLDRMPDKYSVTALLNTWEMSVRQACASASA
- the LOC135483421 gene encoding mediator of RNA polymerase II transcription subunit 15-like isoform X7 — protein: MMGKMDEKQMQQAMPDDMWRTPGFRRKVMSQIEEAVRQAGNPTTKTSMEMENHVFLKAKSREDYLGLVARLIIHVREINSKKEKAGQVQAPVMGQQQMQDPINALQNLAKQNLSPGIPPQQQAPGMPGQMPSQQLRAQLHPMQQQMMHQQRQGMPQVLPQMQGQRPDTYLLQQQQQGMNQMAMGMHQMPPGMQYSRNSGQLQRQTSYPGPQGYNQQPPHHAMHDMHHLGPCATPPSLTPTTPTKEYPPPPYLVREHPNQQPMPVSIQQQPSPAPPTSYHVQSPATMLASPSPQSQVVPSPASRTMGAPSPGQVQLHTPGNVATQGAVPSPASRTPEDQAYLEKLQQLSKFKEPLKAFIQSLDKGDDRHKKEKIKMTNLLDVLSNPNKRLSMAALVRCEQILEKLDLQVKATLPSGITPSTTSQVSQERHMCQPLLDTIAAHMKSPLLNHTLQRTFGPALYAIQGGPPLRSHSPPAKRQKAEPEKDNEIADVLQGELARLEQRFKVTLDPVHHSGSKTVHLVFKLDDRNLPSVPPIMVTVPEDYPQSSPKCETGDENYDSTPFLQALYKALKARLDRMPDKYSVTALLNTWEMSVRQACASASA
- the LOC135483421 gene encoding mediator of RNA polymerase II transcription subunit 15-like isoform X9; translated protein: MEMENHVFLKAKSREDYLGLVARLIIHVREINSKKEKAGQVQAPVMGQQQMQDPINALQNLAKQNLSPGIPPQQQAPGMPGQMPSQQLRAQLHPMQQQMMHQQRQGMPQVLPQMQGQRPDTYLLQQQQQGMNQMAMGMHQMPPGMQEQYGSYVTYQYYPSHSHHQYSRNSGQLQRQTSYPGPQGYNQFAFQQPPHHAMHDMHHLGPCATPPSLTPTTPTKEYPPPPYLVREHPNQQPMPVSIQQQPSPAPPTSYHVQSPATMLASPSPQSQVVPSPASRTMGAPSPGQVQLHTPGNVATQGAVPSPASRTPEDQAYLEKLQQLSKFKEPLKAFIQSLDKGDDRHKKEKIKMTNLLDVLSNPNKRLSMAALVRCEQILEKLDLQVKATLPSGITPSTTSQVSQERHMCQPLLDTIAAHMKSPLLNHTLQRTFGPALYAIQGGPPLRSHSPPAKRQKAEPEKDNEIADVLQGELARLEQRFKVTLDPVHHSGSKTVHLVFKLDDRNLPSVPPIMVTVPEDYPQSSPKCETGDENYDSTPFLQALYKALKARLDRMPDKYSVTALLNTWEMSVRQACASASA
- the LOC135483421 gene encoding mediator of RNA polymerase II transcription subunit 15-like isoform X6 — translated: MMGKMDEKQMQQAMPDDMWRTPGFRRKVMSQIEEAVRQAGNPTTKTSMEMENHVFLKAKSREDYLGLVARLIIHVREINSKKEKAGQVQAPVMGQQQMQDPINALQNLAKQNLSPGIPPQQQAPGMPGQMPSQQLRAQLHPMQQQMMHQQRQGMPQVLPQMQGQRPDTYLLQQQQQGMNQMAMGMHQMPPGMQYSRNSGQLQRQTSYPGPQGYNQFAFQQPPHHAMHDMHHLGPCATPPSLTPTTPTKEYPPPPYLVREHPNQQPMPVSIQQQPSPAPPTSYHVQSPATMLASPSPQSQVVPSPASRTMGAPSPGQVQLHTPGNVATQGAVPSPASRTPEDQAYLEKLQQLSKFKEPLKAFIQSLDKGDDRHKKEKIKMTNLLDVLSNPNKRLSMAALVRCEQILEKLDLQVKATLPSGITPSTTSQVSQERHMCQPLLDTIAAHMKSPLLNHTLQRTFGPALYAIQGGPPLRSHSPPAKRQKAEPEKDNEIADVLQGELARLEQRFKVTLDPVHHSGSKTVHLVFKLDDRNLPSVPPIMVTVPEDYPQSSPKCETGDENYDSTPFLQALYKALKARLDRMPDKYSVTALLNTWEMSVRQACASASA